From the Manihot esculenta cultivar AM560-2 chromosome 3, M.esculenta_v8, whole genome shotgun sequence genome, one window contains:
- the LOC122723287 gene encoding uncharacterized protein LOC122723287, with product MREERMDVQRRDVGVQRMGNSEDDAQTKESKISSSGEVEPSILSTAAKREQKRGRGLKGSKKREFGNRKKASLGYGVGSSSGRGRVKCVSYGRPHKGVCLARTTACFKCGQEGHFARDCPTSPRVVQAQRLATRNVGQASHQGGGADTADRVMPGRSGNQPESRSGRVVRRVCRLVSGFPSGREVELVSKWYAVPEPFLSFVTRWHPQSWESDEESVGVVEC from the exons ATGCGTGAAGAGAGGATGGATGTGCAAAGGAGGGATGTAGGTGTGCAAAGGATGGGCAACTCGGAAGATGATGCGCAGACGAAGGAGTCCAAGATCTCAAGCTCAGGAGAAGTTGAGCCCTCCATTCTGAGCACAGCTGCgaaaagagagcaaaagaggGGTAGAGGCCTGAAGGGGTCAAAGAAGCGAGAGTTCGGGAATAGGAAAAAGGCTAGTCTGGGGTATGGTGTTGGTTCAAGTTCTGGTAGAGGGAGAGTAAAATGTGTGAGCTATGGCAGGCCGCATAAGGGAGTGTGTCTTGCACGGACAACGGCATGTTTCAAATGTGGACAAGAAGGGCACTTTGCGCGTGACTGTCCTACTTCGCCCAGGGTGGTACAAGCCCAGCGGTTAGCTACCAGGAATGTAGGTCAAGCCAGTCACCAAGGAGGAGGAGCAGACACAGCGGACCGAgtgatgccag GCAGGTCTGGGAACCAGCCTGAATCTCGTAGTGGGAGAGTGGTTAGACGTGTTTGTAGGCTAGTGTCAGGTTTCCCATCAGGCAGGGAGGTAGAGTTGGTATCAAAGTGGTACGCAgtaccagaaccatttctatcttTCGTCACAAGATGGCATCCGCAGAGTTGGGAGAGTGATGAAGAGAGCGTAGGAGTAGTGGAGTGCTAG